GCGGAGGCAATTCACGGCCGAGTACCGGCTGCGGATTCTCGAAGAGGCAGACAGCTGCACGAAGCCTGGTGAGGTGGGCCAGCTGCTTCGGCGCGAGGGGCTGTACAGCTCTCACCTCACAGCCTGGCGCAAGGCGCAGCGTCAGGGCGCTCTTCGAGGGCTGGCCTCGAAGAAGCGTGGCGTCAAGCCGAGGGAGCGCAACCCGCTGGAGCCCAAGGTGCAGCAACTCGAGGCCGAGAATGCGCGCCTCAAGGCCGAGCTGCACAAGGCCCACACGATCCTGGACGTGCAGGAAAAAGTTGCCGGGCTGCTGGGATTCGACCTCGAGAGCGGAAAGAACTCGTGACCGCAGCCCAAGGATTGGCTCGACAGGTCGGGATTTCCCCGGCCTGTCGGGCCTTGGGCGT
This portion of the bacterium genome encodes:
- a CDS encoding transposase, which gives rise to MINDSNTPLPPALGPVEARSAGTGSRAGGPDPEVVAKPKRRQFTAEYRLRILEEADSCTKPGEVGQLLRREGLYSSHLTAWRKAQRQGALRGLASKKRGVKPRERNPLEPKVQQLEAENARLKAELHKAHTILDVQEKVAGLLGFDLESGKNS